A genomic stretch from Chiloscyllium punctatum isolate Juve2018m chromosome 40, sChiPun1.3, whole genome shotgun sequence includes:
- the LOC140464712 gene encoding meiosis regulator and mRNA stability factor 1 isoform X1, with protein sequence MDGNRKENSFCGRPVGWLNQPDDDGSVSKPWLWKISNCFSTVEQILPTSSKTKNCMENNKPKLELKDFPPPSQHAIPTFIASAPPSDIQAFHEQQSTGTKVSCCPHCGNEASCSPPTSNGGGCIHSVNGGALEHTNAGTVTCQIGSRPTFHSSKSCKVAVSNDGLAGPYLENAVSGCQLQPPQSQHLSCCGNLFKQLQPFHSNVHKQHQTPLQQNYSASSFFSCMELTGGVSGHLEDRMSQAELPRRVCTHSLQLHMAPMFLKGSHCCDDCLNKPPRRPAIDVKKIWPHIAPPAQSVPVPVSLCNGIQTEGQTAETSMLTTGNLGRQPPKFGSSDVGTVGQQENLPPIGVFWDIENCSVPTGRSAMTIVQRIRQQFFQGHREAEFMCVCDISKENKEVIQELNNCQVTVAHINATAKNAADDKLRQSLRRFADTHTAPSTVILVSSDVNFALELSDLRHRHGFQIILVHKNQVSDTLLQHAHKHFKFEEFVSNLPPRLPEKTPQCHTLLYVYNLPLNRDSKQVSNRLRRLSDNCGGKVLSITGGSAILRFTSQESAERAQKRMENEDVFGNKILVSFTPKNKDLCESKNNCLMAEKAKSPKKANKMTKLSQRNKGLDDPLPNSKNSTVKNLQAPQASAIKDNNVRSLQELCGMESKVKQSVRTQKIKKQGSESPPVGNCTSIYSPVTAKNVGNGDSFSGNIKSETPSSRSSLESPIDKIEKKADFRVSSPSAFSKLSVSRHNTPPVAGHGTWSTRSPSPSLSNRSCSVNANPANQTHYSDPDTGPFGNGAVVQVSNLDYRMSRKDLQQILHEIFLRHGKVKNVELSPHTDYQLKATIQMGSLQEAILAVNNLHRYKIGSKRIQVSLATGSANKSLVLLGSETISILQDAPACCLPLFKFSEIYEKRFGHKLFVSDLYKLTDTVAIRDQVNGRMVCLLPSSQTRQSLLSSVLSYDSSSSNCSPVIFEELEYHEPTCKQHCSNNGYNENEFDPDSYKIPFTILSLKTFAPQVHSLLHTHEGTVPLLSFLDCYAAEFAVLKIVEEGQGGVPLEHLITCVPGVNIVTAQDGIKVVKWVQNKPPPPNADPWLLRCKSPVGNPQLIQFSREVIDLLKSQAHCLICQHKFIPTYHHHFGKQCRVSDYGFSKLVELLEAVPHVLQILGLGTKRLLTLTHRAQVKRFTQDLLKLLKSQASKQVFVREFGQAYHWCFSKDWNVTDYGVCELADLLSEIPDTTICVSQQDDDTVISIPKRERTPEEIERTKQFAKEVVDLLRHQSHCRMPFSKFIPAYHHHFGRQCKLTYYGFSKLLDLFEAIPEVLQVLECGEEKFLVLTESEQIKALTAQLVKLLRSQKDNCMTLSDFLLEYNNTYGYTLRLQDYDVNTVAELMQKLCHVAKISSTPKGKQLQLINRKSLRTVTAQLLVLLMSLDDVSCLPVDDLKKHFDATYGSPLVPSEYGFMSLTELLKSLPYLVEVFTDDTGKEYVKLTKVYQFAKNVRALLHTYHYQQIFLTEFPSTYHKYTGEVLQPKVYGYSSIEDLLIAIPQVIWIKGHGHKRIVVLKNDMKVRNSSACCSPACMVEECGQTPEDPKRPVTLAIQNPSSNEKKELETDSSCSNQTEKELLCLNNQSPVDLLCGPVPSCLPSPQLRPDPVVLEHTDLIQFEEQSPNVADMLILTEEEKTVLPAAMTEEAFTSGSITNQIKDNLPTMCQPEDIQETKLPHLEVTASPVRKPRSKVKLAANFSLASPNNI encoded by the exons AAAAATTGCATGGAGAACAACAAACCCAAGTTAGAATTGAAGGACTTTCCACCTCCCTCCCAACATGCTATTCCTACTTTCATTGCAAGTGCTCCACCTTCTGACATTCAGGCCTTTCATGAGCAGCAGTCAACTGGCACGAAAGTAAGCTGCTGTCCTCATTGTGGCAATGAGGCTTCTTGCTCCCCCCCCACTTCCAATGGTGGTGGTTGCATTCACTCTGTAAATGGTGGAGCTTTAGAACACACAAATGCTGGAACAGTCACATGTCAGATAGGCTCAAGGCCTACTTTCCACTCATCCAAATCTTGTAAAGTGGCTGTAAGTAATGATGGTTTAGCTGGCCCCTATTTAGAGAATGCTGTCTCTGGTTGTCAGCTTCAGCCACCTCAATCCCAGCACCTGTCCTGTTGTGGAAATCTCTTCAAACAGCTGCAACCTTTCCATAGCAATGTCCACAAGCAGCATCAAACTCCATTGCAACAAAACTACAGTGCATCCAGTTTTTTTTCCTGCATGGAACTCACAGGTGGGGTTAGTGGGCACTTGGAAGATCGTATGAGTCAAGCTGAGCTACCTAGACGTGTTTGCACTCACTCTTTACAGTTACACATGGCACCTATGTTTCTGAAGGGTTCACATTGTTGTGATGATTGTTTAAATAAG CCACCCAGACGTCCTGCTATAGATGTTAAAAAGATTTGGCCACATATTGCTCCTCCTGCTCAGTCTGTTCCAGTCCCCGTGTCGTTGTGCAATGGTATTCAAACAGAAGGTCAAACTGCAGAGACATCGATGTTAACAACAGGAAACTTGGGTCGCCAGCCACCAAAGTTTG GATCATCTGATGTTGGTACAGTAGGGCAGCAGGAGAATCTACCTCCCATTGGGGTATTTTGGGATATCGAAAATTGTTCTGTCCCCACAGGACGATCAGCTATGACGATAGTACAACGAATCCGGCAGCAGTTTTTTCAAGGCCATAGAGAGGCAGAATTCATGTGTGTATGCGATATTAGCAAAGAGAACAAGGAAGTTATCCAGGAACTTAACAACTGCCAG GTGACAGTTGCACATATCAATGCAACAGCAAAAAATGCTGCAGATGACAAACTTCGACAAAGTTTAAGAAGGTTTGCTGACACTCATACGGCTCCGTCCACTGTTATTTTGGTGTCTT CTGATGTTAATTTTGCCCTCGAACTGAGTGACCTTCGACATCGACATGGTTTTCAGATTATTTTGGTACATAAGAATCAAGTTTCAGATACACTTTTACAACATGCACATAAGCATTTCAAATTTGAGGAATTTGTTTCTAATCTACCGCCAAGATTACCAGAAAAGACACCA CAATGTCATACTCTTCTGTATGTATACAATTTACCACTCAACAGAGACAGCAAACAAGTAAGCAACAGGCTGCGTCGTTTGTCTGACAATTGTGGTGGAAAGGTTTTAAGTATTACTGGTGGCAGTGCAATCCTTCGTTTTACAAGCCAAGAAAGTGCTGAACGTGCACAGAAACGTATGGAGAACGAAGATGTATTTGGCAACAAGATCCTGGTATCATTTACCCCAAAAAATAAAGATCTTTGTGAGAGCAAAAATAACTGCCTTATGGCTGAAAAAGCAAAATCTCCTAAAAAGGCAAACAAGATGACCAAGCTGTCTCAGCGGAACAAAGGCCTTGATGACCCATTACCGAACAGTAAAAATTCTACAGTGAAGAATTTGCAGGCACCCCAAGCATCAGCCATTAAAGACAACAATGTCAGAAGTTTACAG GAGCTCTGTGGTATGGAATCCAAAGTAAAACAAAGTGTACGTACCCAGAAGATCAAAAAGCAAGGATCTGAATCTCCTCCAGTTGGCAACTGCACTTCCATTTATTCCCCAGTCACTGCTAAAAATGTAGGAAATGGTGATTCGTTCAGTGGAAACATAAA gagCGAAACTCCATCTTCTAGAAGTTCTTTGGAATCTCCCATTGATAAAATTGAGAAGAAAGCTGACTTCCGTGTCAGTTCTCCTTCTGCTTTTTCTAAGCTGTCAGTTTCAAGACATAACACACCACCTGTTGCAGGTCATGGTACCTGGTCAACCAG GAGTCCGTCCCCAAGCCTTTCAAACAGATCCTGTTCAGTAAATGCAAATCCAGCAAACCAAACACACTATTCTGACCCTGACACTGGCCCGTTTGGAAATGGTGCAGTTGTACAAGTCAGCAACTTGGATTACCGAATGTCCAGAAAGGACCTGCAACAAATACTACATGAAATTTTCTTAAGGCACGGCAAG GTAAAGAATGTCGAACTAAGCCCTCATACTGATTATCAGCTTAAGGCAACAATTCAGATGGGAAGTCTGCAGGAAGCGATCTTGGCTGTTAATAATTTGCACAGATACAAAATTGGAAGCAAAAGAATCCAAGTATCACTAGCTACTGGAAGTGCCAATAAATCACTTGTTTTACTTGG CTCTGAAACCATATCCATTTTGCAGGACGCCCCTGCATGTTGCTTGCCACTGTTCAAATTTTCAGAGATTTATGAAAAAAG ATTTGGACACAAGTTGTTTGTGTCAGATTTGTACAAGTTAACAGACACAGTGGCTATCCGTGACCAAGTGAATGGAAGAATGGTTTGTCTCCTGCCCAGCAGTCAGACAAGGCAGAGCCTTCTAAGTTCTGTATTATCATACGATAGTTCATCATCCAACTGCAGCCCAGTTATATTTGAGGAGCTTGAATACCATGAACCAACCTGCAAACAGCACTGCTCCAATAATGGCTATAA TGAAAATGAATTTGATCCTGATTCTTACAAAATACCATTTACAATATTGTCCCTGAAAACATTTGCGCCACAGGTACATAGCCTGTTACATACCCATGAGGGTACTGTGCCTCTCCTTAG CTTTCTGGACTGTTATGCTGCAGAATTTGCTGTTTTGAAGATCGTGGAGGAGGGGCAGGGTGGTGTTCCTTTGGAGCACCTCAtaacctgtgtccctggtgttAACATTGTTACTGCACAAGATGGCATTAAAGTTGTGAAATGGGTGCagaacaagcctccaccacccaATGCTG ATCCCTGGTTGCTACGCTGTAAAAGTCCTGTGGGAAATCCTCAGCTTATTCAGTTTAGCAGAGAAGTAATCGATCTCCTAAAGAGCCAGGCTCATTGTTTAATATGTCAACACAAATTTATACCAACCTACCATCACCATTTTGGGAAGCAGTGCCGAGTTTCAGACTATGGCTTCTCAAAATTAGTGGAGTTGCTGGAAGCAGTGCCTCATGTTCTGCAG ATCCTTGGCTTGGGCACAAAACGCCTACTTACGTTAACACATCGAGCACAAGTAAAGCGTTTTACCCAAGATCTACTTAAACTTCTCAAATCTCAAGCCAGTAAACAGGTTTTTGTAAGAGAATTTGGACAAGCCTATCATTG GTGTTTTTCGAAGGACTGGAATGTCACAGACTATGGTGTATGTGAATTAGCCGATCTTCTTTCAGAAATACCAGACACTACAATTTGTGTTTCACAGCAGGATGATGATACTGTGATTTCTATCCCTAAGCGAG AACGCACTCCAGAAGAAATAGAGAGGACAAAGCAGTTCGCTAAAGAGGTTGTGGATTTATTGCGGCATCAATCTCATTGCCGTATGCCCTTTAGTAAATTTATACCGGCTTATCACCATCACTTCGGGCGTCAATGCAAGCTCACTTACTATGGATTTAGCAAACTCCTAGATCTGTTTGAAGCTATACCGGAGGTGTTGCAG GTCCTGGAGTGTGGAGAGGAGAAATTCCTTGTTTTAACTGAAAGTGAGCAAATTAAGGCACTGACAGCCCAGCTTGTTAAATTGCTAAGATCACAAAAGGACAATTGTATGACACTTTCTGATTTCCTTCTGGAGTATAACAATACATATGGATATACTCTGCGTCTACAAGATTATGATGTCAATACTGTTGCAGAACTTATGCAGAAACTCTGCCATGTTGCAAAG ATTTCCAGCACACCAAAAGGTAAACAGCTCCAGCTGATAAATAGGAAGTCCCTTCGTACTGTAACTGCTCAACTTCTTGTGCTGTTGATGTCTCTGGATGATGTCTCGTGCCTCCCAGTTGATGATCTTAAAAAGCATTTTGATGCAACCTATGGAAGTCCTCTTGTTCCCTCTGAATATGGTTTCATGTCTTTGACAGAGTTGTTGAAGAGTTTGCCGTACTTGGTTGAG GTATTCACTGATGACACTGGCAAAGAATATGTGAAACTGACAAAAGTGTACCAGTTCGCTAAGAATGTGCGAGCCTTGCTACACACCTACCACTACCAGCAGATCTTTCTGACTGAATTTCCCTCCACTTACCACAAGTACACAGGTGAAGTACTGCAACCAAAAGTGTACGGGTATTCCAGCATAGAGGATCTTCTTATTGCTATACCACAG GTCATCTGGATAAAAGGACATGGACACAAAAGAATAGTCGTTTTAAAAAATGATATGAAAG TTCGTAACAGTTCTGCATGTTGTTCTCCTGCTTGCATGGTTGAAGAATGTGGACAAACACCAGAAGACCCAAAGCGACCAGTAACTTTGGCTATACAGAACCCCAGCAGCAATGAGAAAAAGGAGTTAGAAACTGACAGCTCCT GTTCAAATCAGACTGAAAAAGAGCTTCTCTGTCTTAATAACCAGTCGCCTGTTGACTTGCTGTGTGGACCCGTACCATCGTGCTTGCCATCCCCTCAGCTCAGACCAGACCCAGTTGTTCTTGAACATACTGATCTCATCCAGTTTGAAGAACAGTCACCCAATGTTGCAG ACATGTTGATCTTGACAGAGGAGGAAAAAACTGTCCTTCCTGCAGCTATGACTGAAGAGGCTTTTACCAGTGGCAGTATCACCAACCAGATTAAAGACAATCTACCTACCATGTGTCAACCTGAGGACATACAAGAAACCAAGTTGCCGCACCTGGAAGTGACTGCCAGCCCGGTCAGGAAGCCTAGAAGTAAAGTGAAGTTAGCAGCAAACTTCTCGTTGGCATCCCCCAATAATATTTGA
- the LOC140464712 gene encoding meiosis regulator and mRNA stability factor 1 isoform X2, with product MDGNRKENSFCGRPVGWLNQPDDDGSVSKPWLWKISNCFSTVEQILPTSSKTKNCMENNKPKLELKDFPPPSQHAIPTFIASAPPSDIQAFHEQQSTGTKVSCCPHCGNEASCSPPTSNGGGCIHSVNGGALEHTNAGTVTCQIGSRPTFHSSKSCKVAVSNDGLAGPYLENAVSGCQLQPPQSQHLSCCGNLFKQLQPFHSNVHKQHQTPLQQNYSASSFFSCMELTGGVSGHLEDRMSQAELPRRVCTHSLQLHMAPMFLKGSHCCDDCLNKPPRRPAIDVKKIWPHIAPPAQSVPVPVSLCNGIQTEGQTAETSMLTTGNLGRQPPKFGSSDVGTVGQQENLPPIGVFWDIENCSVPTGRSAMTIVQRIRQQFFQGHREAEFMCVCDISKENKEVIQELNNCQVTVAHINATAKNAADDKLRQSLRRFADTHTAPSTVILVSSDVNFALELSDLRHRHGFQIILVHKNQVSDTLLQHAHKHFKFEEFVSNLPPRLPEKTPQCHTLLYVYNLPLNRDSKQVSNRLRRLSDNCGGKVLSITGGSAILRFTSQESAERAQKRMENEDVFGNKILVSFTPKNKDLCESKNNCLMAEKAKSPKKANKMTKLSQRNKGLDDPLPNSKNSTVKNLQAPQASAIKDNNVRSLQELCGMESKVKQSVRTQKIKKQGSESPPVGNCTSIYSPVTAKNVGNGDSFSGNIKSETPSSRSSLESPIDKIEKKADFRVSSPSAFSKLSVSRHNTPPVAGHGTWSTRSPSPSLSNRSCSVNANPANQTHYSDPDTGPFGNGAVVQVSNLDYRMSRKDLQQILHEIFLRHGKVKNVELSPHTDYQLKATIQMGSLQEAILAVNNLHRYKIGSKRIQVSLATGSANKSLVLLGSETISILQDAPACCLPLFKFSEIYEKRFGHKLFVSDLYKLTDTVAIRDQVNGRMVCLLPSSQTRQSLLSSVLSYDSSSSNCSPVIFEELEYHEPTCKQHCSNNGYNENEFDPDSYKIPFTILSLKTFAPQVHSLLHTHEGTVPLLSFLDCYAAEFAVLKIVEEGQGGVPLEHLITCVPGVNIVTAQDGIKVVKWVQNKPPPPNADPWLLRCKSPVGNPQLIQFSREVIDLLKSQAHCLICQHKFIPTYHHHFGKQCRVSDYGFSKLVELLEAVPHVLQILGLGTKRLLTLTHRAQVKRFTQDLLKLLKSQASKQVFVREFGQAYHWCFSKDWNVTDYGVCELADLLSEIPDTTICVSQQDDDTVISIPKRERTPEEIERTKQFAKEVVDLLRHQSHCRMPFSKFIPAYHHHFGRQCKLTYYGFSKLLDLFEAIPEVLQVLECGEEKFLVLTESEQIKALTAQLVKLLRSQKDNCMTLSDFLLEYNNTYGYTLRLQDYDVNTVAELMQKLCHVAKISSTPKGKQLQLINRKSLRTVTAQLLVLLMSLDDVSCLPVDDLKKHFDATYGSPLVPSEYGFMSLTELLKSLPYLVEVFTDDTGKEYVKLTKVYQFAKNVRALLHTYHYQQIFLTEFPSTYHKYTGEVLQPKVYGYSSIEDLLIAIPQVIWIKGHGHKRIVVLKNDMKVRNSSACCSPACMVEECGQTPEDPKRPVTLAIQNPSSNEKKELETDSSCSNQTEKELLCLNNQSPVDLLCGPVPSCLPSPQLRPDPVVLEHTDLIQFEEQSPNVAEEEKTVLPAAMTEEAFTSGSITNQIKDNLPTMCQPEDIQETKLPHLEVTASPVRKPRSKVKLAANFSLASPNNI from the exons AAAAATTGCATGGAGAACAACAAACCCAAGTTAGAATTGAAGGACTTTCCACCTCCCTCCCAACATGCTATTCCTACTTTCATTGCAAGTGCTCCACCTTCTGACATTCAGGCCTTTCATGAGCAGCAGTCAACTGGCACGAAAGTAAGCTGCTGTCCTCATTGTGGCAATGAGGCTTCTTGCTCCCCCCCCACTTCCAATGGTGGTGGTTGCATTCACTCTGTAAATGGTGGAGCTTTAGAACACACAAATGCTGGAACAGTCACATGTCAGATAGGCTCAAGGCCTACTTTCCACTCATCCAAATCTTGTAAAGTGGCTGTAAGTAATGATGGTTTAGCTGGCCCCTATTTAGAGAATGCTGTCTCTGGTTGTCAGCTTCAGCCACCTCAATCCCAGCACCTGTCCTGTTGTGGAAATCTCTTCAAACAGCTGCAACCTTTCCATAGCAATGTCCACAAGCAGCATCAAACTCCATTGCAACAAAACTACAGTGCATCCAGTTTTTTTTCCTGCATGGAACTCACAGGTGGGGTTAGTGGGCACTTGGAAGATCGTATGAGTCAAGCTGAGCTACCTAGACGTGTTTGCACTCACTCTTTACAGTTACACATGGCACCTATGTTTCTGAAGGGTTCACATTGTTGTGATGATTGTTTAAATAAG CCACCCAGACGTCCTGCTATAGATGTTAAAAAGATTTGGCCACATATTGCTCCTCCTGCTCAGTCTGTTCCAGTCCCCGTGTCGTTGTGCAATGGTATTCAAACAGAAGGTCAAACTGCAGAGACATCGATGTTAACAACAGGAAACTTGGGTCGCCAGCCACCAAAGTTTG GATCATCTGATGTTGGTACAGTAGGGCAGCAGGAGAATCTACCTCCCATTGGGGTATTTTGGGATATCGAAAATTGTTCTGTCCCCACAGGACGATCAGCTATGACGATAGTACAACGAATCCGGCAGCAGTTTTTTCAAGGCCATAGAGAGGCAGAATTCATGTGTGTATGCGATATTAGCAAAGAGAACAAGGAAGTTATCCAGGAACTTAACAACTGCCAG GTGACAGTTGCACATATCAATGCAACAGCAAAAAATGCTGCAGATGACAAACTTCGACAAAGTTTAAGAAGGTTTGCTGACACTCATACGGCTCCGTCCACTGTTATTTTGGTGTCTT CTGATGTTAATTTTGCCCTCGAACTGAGTGACCTTCGACATCGACATGGTTTTCAGATTATTTTGGTACATAAGAATCAAGTTTCAGATACACTTTTACAACATGCACATAAGCATTTCAAATTTGAGGAATTTGTTTCTAATCTACCGCCAAGATTACCAGAAAAGACACCA CAATGTCATACTCTTCTGTATGTATACAATTTACCACTCAACAGAGACAGCAAACAAGTAAGCAACAGGCTGCGTCGTTTGTCTGACAATTGTGGTGGAAAGGTTTTAAGTATTACTGGTGGCAGTGCAATCCTTCGTTTTACAAGCCAAGAAAGTGCTGAACGTGCACAGAAACGTATGGAGAACGAAGATGTATTTGGCAACAAGATCCTGGTATCATTTACCCCAAAAAATAAAGATCTTTGTGAGAGCAAAAATAACTGCCTTATGGCTGAAAAAGCAAAATCTCCTAAAAAGGCAAACAAGATGACCAAGCTGTCTCAGCGGAACAAAGGCCTTGATGACCCATTACCGAACAGTAAAAATTCTACAGTGAAGAATTTGCAGGCACCCCAAGCATCAGCCATTAAAGACAACAATGTCAGAAGTTTACAG GAGCTCTGTGGTATGGAATCCAAAGTAAAACAAAGTGTACGTACCCAGAAGATCAAAAAGCAAGGATCTGAATCTCCTCCAGTTGGCAACTGCACTTCCATTTATTCCCCAGTCACTGCTAAAAATGTAGGAAATGGTGATTCGTTCAGTGGAAACATAAA gagCGAAACTCCATCTTCTAGAAGTTCTTTGGAATCTCCCATTGATAAAATTGAGAAGAAAGCTGACTTCCGTGTCAGTTCTCCTTCTGCTTTTTCTAAGCTGTCAGTTTCAAGACATAACACACCACCTGTTGCAGGTCATGGTACCTGGTCAACCAG GAGTCCGTCCCCAAGCCTTTCAAACAGATCCTGTTCAGTAAATGCAAATCCAGCAAACCAAACACACTATTCTGACCCTGACACTGGCCCGTTTGGAAATGGTGCAGTTGTACAAGTCAGCAACTTGGATTACCGAATGTCCAGAAAGGACCTGCAACAAATACTACATGAAATTTTCTTAAGGCACGGCAAG GTAAAGAATGTCGAACTAAGCCCTCATACTGATTATCAGCTTAAGGCAACAATTCAGATGGGAAGTCTGCAGGAAGCGATCTTGGCTGTTAATAATTTGCACAGATACAAAATTGGAAGCAAAAGAATCCAAGTATCACTAGCTACTGGAAGTGCCAATAAATCACTTGTTTTACTTGG CTCTGAAACCATATCCATTTTGCAGGACGCCCCTGCATGTTGCTTGCCACTGTTCAAATTTTCAGAGATTTATGAAAAAAG ATTTGGACACAAGTTGTTTGTGTCAGATTTGTACAAGTTAACAGACACAGTGGCTATCCGTGACCAAGTGAATGGAAGAATGGTTTGTCTCCTGCCCAGCAGTCAGACAAGGCAGAGCCTTCTAAGTTCTGTATTATCATACGATAGTTCATCATCCAACTGCAGCCCAGTTATATTTGAGGAGCTTGAATACCATGAACCAACCTGCAAACAGCACTGCTCCAATAATGGCTATAA TGAAAATGAATTTGATCCTGATTCTTACAAAATACCATTTACAATATTGTCCCTGAAAACATTTGCGCCACAGGTACATAGCCTGTTACATACCCATGAGGGTACTGTGCCTCTCCTTAG CTTTCTGGACTGTTATGCTGCAGAATTTGCTGTTTTGAAGATCGTGGAGGAGGGGCAGGGTGGTGTTCCTTTGGAGCACCTCAtaacctgtgtccctggtgttAACATTGTTACTGCACAAGATGGCATTAAAGTTGTGAAATGGGTGCagaacaagcctccaccacccaATGCTG ATCCCTGGTTGCTACGCTGTAAAAGTCCTGTGGGAAATCCTCAGCTTATTCAGTTTAGCAGAGAAGTAATCGATCTCCTAAAGAGCCAGGCTCATTGTTTAATATGTCAACACAAATTTATACCAACCTACCATCACCATTTTGGGAAGCAGTGCCGAGTTTCAGACTATGGCTTCTCAAAATTAGTGGAGTTGCTGGAAGCAGTGCCTCATGTTCTGCAG ATCCTTGGCTTGGGCACAAAACGCCTACTTACGTTAACACATCGAGCACAAGTAAAGCGTTTTACCCAAGATCTACTTAAACTTCTCAAATCTCAAGCCAGTAAACAGGTTTTTGTAAGAGAATTTGGACAAGCCTATCATTG GTGTTTTTCGAAGGACTGGAATGTCACAGACTATGGTGTATGTGAATTAGCCGATCTTCTTTCAGAAATACCAGACACTACAATTTGTGTTTCACAGCAGGATGATGATACTGTGATTTCTATCCCTAAGCGAG AACGCACTCCAGAAGAAATAGAGAGGACAAAGCAGTTCGCTAAAGAGGTTGTGGATTTATTGCGGCATCAATCTCATTGCCGTATGCCCTTTAGTAAATTTATACCGGCTTATCACCATCACTTCGGGCGTCAATGCAAGCTCACTTACTATGGATTTAGCAAACTCCTAGATCTGTTTGAAGCTATACCGGAGGTGTTGCAG GTCCTGGAGTGTGGAGAGGAGAAATTCCTTGTTTTAACTGAAAGTGAGCAAATTAAGGCACTGACAGCCCAGCTTGTTAAATTGCTAAGATCACAAAAGGACAATTGTATGACACTTTCTGATTTCCTTCTGGAGTATAACAATACATATGGATATACTCTGCGTCTACAAGATTATGATGTCAATACTGTTGCAGAACTTATGCAGAAACTCTGCCATGTTGCAAAG ATTTCCAGCACACCAAAAGGTAAACAGCTCCAGCTGATAAATAGGAAGTCCCTTCGTACTGTAACTGCTCAACTTCTTGTGCTGTTGATGTCTCTGGATGATGTCTCGTGCCTCCCAGTTGATGATCTTAAAAAGCATTTTGATGCAACCTATGGAAGTCCTCTTGTTCCCTCTGAATATGGTTTCATGTCTTTGACAGAGTTGTTGAAGAGTTTGCCGTACTTGGTTGAG GTATTCACTGATGACACTGGCAAAGAATATGTGAAACTGACAAAAGTGTACCAGTTCGCTAAGAATGTGCGAGCCTTGCTACACACCTACCACTACCAGCAGATCTTTCTGACTGAATTTCCCTCCACTTACCACAAGTACACAGGTGAAGTACTGCAACCAAAAGTGTACGGGTATTCCAGCATAGAGGATCTTCTTATTGCTATACCACAG GTCATCTGGATAAAAGGACATGGACACAAAAGAATAGTCGTTTTAAAAAATGATATGAAAG TTCGTAACAGTTCTGCATGTTGTTCTCCTGCTTGCATGGTTGAAGAATGTGGACAAACACCAGAAGACCCAAAGCGACCAGTAACTTTGGCTATACAGAACCCCAGCAGCAATGAGAAAAAGGAGTTAGAAACTGACAGCTCCT GTTCAAATCAGACTGAAAAAGAGCTTCTCTGTCTTAATAACCAGTCGCCTGTTGACTTGCTGTGTGGACCCGTACCATCGTGCTTGCCATCCCCTCAGCTCAGACCAGACCCAGTTGTTCTTGAACATACTGATCTCATCCAGTTTGAAGAACAGTCACCCAATGTTGCAG AGGAGGAAAAAACTGTCCTTCCTGCAGCTATGACTGAAGAGGCTTTTACCAGTGGCAGTATCACCAACCAGATTAAAGACAATCTACCTACCATGTGTCAACCTGAGGACATACAAGAAACCAAGTTGCCGCACCTGGAAGTGACTGCCAGCCCGGTCAGGAAGCCTAGAAGTAAAGTGAAGTTAGCAGCAAACTTCTCGTTGGCATCCCCCAATAATATTTGA